In Streptomyces sp. NBC_00344, the genomic window TGCGTTCGTGTCCCAGGCGGTCGTGTCGACCATCGCGAGTCCTCTCAGGGAATCGGCCGTTCCGGCAAAGCCCGTCCGGCCGACGGCTCATGGGCCGTGCTTGGTTTCTTCATATCGCTGCCGGGGCTGTCGCCGCAGCCTCCGCGGCAATCCCCGCCTTCGTCCGGTGCAGCGGTCTCCGGCCGTGTCTCCGGTTCGATGATGTATCCGGGCGCCGGGGTGGGCGGAGGGTCCGCACCCCGGTGGGAGCCGGACCCGCCTCGGCCCCGTCGTGCCAAGGAATACGGTCACATGGGCGCTGTCATTCAGCGCGGGTGGGAACTCCCGTGGTGGCGCGCGCAAGACGCTGCGCAGCAACCTGGTGCGCGCCGAGAATCCGTACGACGGGACGGCCGCGGGCCGCCGCGCTCCTCACTTCCCGCAACGCCCGCGACCGCGGGATCCGCGACAGCCCCTCAGCTGTACGCCGGTACACGGAGGCATACGAACCCCCCGTCCCCGGCCGGGCCGGCGCGGCACCGGTGACGGCACATGGTGGGAGAGGGGCCGGCCGGGGTTGGAAGAGAAATTCCATCGTGCTTTCCCCGGGCGCCTGTAATGTGAGGCCACAGGTTCTTGCATCTCCCGGTGCGCAGGCTGCGGTTACTTCTTCTGGTGAAATGCCTTCGGGCATGCGGGCTCGATACCCGCAGGACCGCCGCCACTCTGATCTCGGGAGGCACAGCATCGGGGGGTGTCCGGTGCGCAGATCGGGGATACTTCCACTTTCCATGGGGTGGTCGCGGGTTCGAGTCCCGTCGGAGGCTCCGGGCTTCCGTAGCTCAGCGGTAGAGCACCTTGTCTCCCCGGCCGACCTTGATCTCGGGCACCTCCCCTGCTGGGCTTCCCCTCCACGCGAGGGGTTCTCTCATGTCCAGGTTCAACCAGCGCCGTGCCCGGCCGGCTGCCGGCTCCCCGGTGACGTCCGTCGACGAGCGCACAACAACCCATGAGGGCGGCGCGGGGCACCTGCGCGACACCAGGTCGGAGCTCTTCCTCCTCGCTGTGTCCAACTTCGTCGGCGCGAACGCCTTTTACGAGAAGGGTGACGAGCGCGACGAGCGCTACCGGAGCCTGGTCCGCGAGCTCGCCATCGAAGACCCCGCCTGGGTGGCGGGTCTGCTGAAGTGGCTGCGGGGCGAGGGCAACATGCGTAGCGCGGCTCTCGTGGGAGCCGCGGAGTTCACGGCCGAACGGATCGTCCGCGAGGCGCCCGGCTACTCGAGGCAGGTCATCGACTCCGTCCTGCAACGTGCCGACGAGCCCGGTGAGTTCCTCGGCTACTGGACCGGCAACTACGGTCGGGCCCTCCCCAAGCCGGTGAAGCGTGGCCTGGCCGACGCGGCGCGGCGGCTCTACACGGAGCGGTCGCTCCTCAAGTACGACACCGAGTCCAAGGGGTACCGCTTCGGCGATGTCCTGAACCTCGCCCACCCGGCGCCCGCGGCCGACAAGCCGTGGCAGGGGGACCTGTTCGAGCACGCCATCGACCGGCGCAAGAAGCGCGGCGACGAGATACCCGCCCGGTTGCCCCTGCTCCTGGCACGGCAGCGGCTGATGGCGACACCCGTCGAGCAGCGCCGTCACATCCTGGGGACCCAGCCGGAGTTGCTGCGCGCCGCGGGTATGACCTGGGAGGCGCTGGCCGGCTGGCTGCAGGGCCCGATGGATGCCGAGGCGTGGGAAGCCGTCATCCCGTCGATGGGCCTGATGGCGCTGTGCCGGAATCTCCGCAACTTCGACGAGGCCGGGGTCCGCGACGCCGCGGCGGCGCAGGCCGCCGCCCGTATCGCCGATCCGCGAGAGGTGTCGCGGTCTCGCATGCTGCCGTTCAGGTTCTGGGCCGCGTACAAGCATGCCCCGTCCCTGCGCTGGGCTCACGCGCTCGAGCAGGCGCTCGGTCACTCGCTGGCCAATGTGCCCGCGCTGCCGGGCCGGACGCTGATCCTCGTCGACAGGTCCCCTTCGATGTTCCCGGGATACGGCTACTCGACGCCGAACGCGTCGGACATCACTCTTGCGGAACAGGCCGCTGTCTTCGGTTCGGCGCTTGCGGTGCGCGCGGCGAACCCGTCACTCGTCGAGTTCGGTATGTCCAGCCGGCTGATGCATGTTCCCAGGGGCGGCAGCGTGCTGAAGCTGATCGAGAAGTTCGGCCGCATCGCCGGCACCGACATCCCGACGGCGGTGAAGCAGCACTTCGACCGGCACGACCGGATCGTCGTCGTCACCGACGAACAGACCCGGCCGGGATGGCTTCCCTCCAACTGCGCCGATCACGGCGGGATGCGCGAGACGGAGATCGACGAACTCGTCCCGAGGACGGTACCCGTGTACATGTGGAACATGGCCGGGTACCGGGCGGGCGCCATGCCGTCCGGCGGCGGGAACCGGCATGCCATGGGCGGTCTCACCGACCAGGCGTTCCGTACGATCCCGCTCATCGAGGCCGGCCGCGACGCCACCTGGCCCTGGGTGTAGCGGCGTGGCGGCAGGCGCGGTTCACCGCAGGGCGGGCGCGAAGTCCACGTCGGACGCGCGCAGTACGCGGACGGACCGCCCGGGGAAAGCGAGATGCCGGTAGATCTCGTTGTGGTGCGCGATCGACCGGTCCGGCGGGACGTACGCGCTGGAGGCGGGCCTGTGCGATGTGGTGTGCCCGTCGGCGACCAGCACCAGGTCGTACCCGTGGCTCAGCGCCTGCCGCGCCGTGGTCTCCACGCAGATCTCGGTCGCGAAACCGGTGACGATCACCTCGGTGACTCCCAGCGCTTTGAGGGTCCTGTCGAGATCGGTGTCCAGGAAGCTGTCCGCGCTGGTCTTGTGGACGACCTTCTCGCCGGCGGCAGGACCGAGTTCGGGGACCATCCGCCAGCCTTCGCTACCGGTCCTCATCTCGTCGTCGTGGTGCTGGATCGTCACGACCGGAACACCGGCGGATGCGGCGCGCGCCCGGAGCCTGGCGATCACGGCGACGGTCTCGGCGCCCCGGTGGGCGATCGCCACCGGGGTGTTCTGCATGTCTATGACGAGGAGGGCGGAGGTCGTTGGCATCGGCCCACGGTAGCCGCCTCTCTGCGGGGGGCTTGCTCCCTACCGGACCGCGCGCCGGCCCGGACGCCGCCCTGAAAACCCGGGTCCGTGGAGGGGAAGGCCGCCCGTACGTACCGGCACCCGCTCGTACCCGGCACCCGCTCGTACCCGGGCACGCTGGGAGCCGAGAGCGGCCTTCCGTGCCCTGGCCGGGCTCTACCCGGGTTCGGCTGCCCGCCGCTGGCGTACGGGCCGGTCCGCTTTCCGTGCTGTGAAGGCCGCGCGATAGGCCCGCGGGCTGGTGGCCAGACGGGCGGCGAAGTGCTGGCGCATGGTGATCTCACTGCCGAAGCCGGTGCGGCGGGCCACCTCGGGCATCGGCAGATCGGTGTGTTCGAGCAGCTTCTGGGCGGCGGCGATGCGCTGGTCCAGCAGCCAGCGAAGGGGAGTCGTACCGGTGGCCGCCCCGAAGTGACGGGCGAAGGAACGCGCCGACATGCCCGCCAGGGCGGCCAGGCCGCCGACTCCGAGCGGTTCGCCGATATGCCGCAGGGCGTAGGCGCGCACCGAAGCGATGGCGTCGGCGTCCCGGTCGGTGCGCTGCACCGGGTGTTCGATGAACTGGGCCTGCGTACCGGTGCGGAACGGCGCGGTGACCATCGAGCGGGCGATCGTCGCCGCCGCTTCCGCACCGTGGACGGTCCGCACCAGGTGCAGGCAGAGATCGATGCCGGCGGCGGACCCGGCGGCGGTCCAGATGGCGCCGTCCTCGATGAAGAGGGCCTCAGGTTCCACGGTGACGAGGGGGTGCCGGGCGCGGAGGTCTTCGGCCAGATTCCAGTGCGTGACCGCCCGTCGGCCGTCCAGGAGTCCGGCCTGCGCCAGGGTGAAGGCCCCGCCGCACAGTGCGGCGACGGTGGTGCCCCGGCCGTGTGCGCGGCGCAGGGCTTCGAGTACGGGTTCCGGGGCGCGGGTGAGGTGGTCGTCGAGCCCGGGGACCAGGACCAGGTCGGCGCGGGCCAGCCAGTCCAGGGTGCGGTCGGGGGCGAGGGCGAGCCCGCCGCGCATCGGGACGGGTGCGGCATCTGCCGCGACCCGCCGCAGCTCGAAGGCGGGCACCCCGCGGTCGGTGCGGTCCGTGCCCCAGACCTCGTTGATGACGGAGACGTCGAAGGCCCGGATGCCCGGGAAACAGACCAGGGCGATCCGGTGCGGCCGGGGATCGGCAGGGGTACGGGCTGGCACATCGGCAGTAAACCATCGATCGCTGACTTATGTTCCTCTGGGCGCTGCCGGGCCCCGGCACCAGCATGGTGTGCATGGAGATCAAAGAGAACGCGGCGCTGGTCGTGGTGGATGTGCAGCAGGGATTCGAGGACCTGGGCTTCTGGGGGCCGCGCAACAATCCGGATGCCGACGGGAACATCGCATCGCTCATCGACACCTGGCAGGCCACCGGGCGCCCGGTCGTCTTCGTACGGCACGACTCGGCGGGGCCGGACTCGCCACTGCGACCGGGGCACCCGGGGAATGTGTTCAAGGAGTACGTCGAGCAGCGGCGGGGCAAGGGCGCGGGGCCGGAGCTGCTGGTGACCAAGACGGTCAACTCGGCCTTCTACGGGAGCCCTGACCTGGGCGAGTGGCTCGGGGCCCAGGGCATCTCGCAGATCGTGGTGGCCGGGATCCAGACCAATATGTGCGTGGAGACGACGGCTCGGATGGGTGGAAACCTGGGCTATCAGGTGGTGTTCGCGGTGGACGCCACCTACACCTTCGATCTGGAAGGGCCGTTCGGCTGGCGGCGGTCCGCGGACGAACTGGCGCAGGCGTCTGCGGTGTCGCTGCACGGCGGGGGATTCGCGACGGTCGTGACGACCGGGGAAGCGGTGGACGCGGCGGTTCGGCCGGCACCCTAGGGCGGCTGCCGGCCGGTCCGCGGTCCGCCGTGGCGGTGGCCGGGATCCGACGGCCGCAGGCCCCCGGTTTCGCAGCGGTGCCTACGCTGTGCGGACGTGCCCCCCCCGCCGGGCACGGGAGCGTGACGCCGTGAGGGATCGAGGCCGCCGGGACGCGGCCGGACTCCTGGAGAGGACGGGACATGACAGTGTTTCCCGCAGAGCCGAACCGGCCCCGACCACCCACCGGCTGGAAGCGTCTGGTCGCCAGGGCGCCGGTGCATCTGTACCGGGCGGGCCTCGGATCGCTCTTCGGCGGGCGGATGATGCTGCTCATTCACACCGGCCGCACTTCGGGCCTGGCCCGCCGGGTCGTCATCGAGGTGGTGACGCACGCCGCTGCGCCACAGTCCTGGACGGTGGCGTCCGGCTTCGGACCGCAGGCCCAGTGGTACCGGAACCTGCGGCACACCCCGCAGGCCACCATCCGGATCGGCCGTCGATATCACGCCGTCACCGCGCATTTCCTGGCCGGCGCCGAGGGCGGAGAGGTCATGGCACGCTACGCGCCGCTACATCCGCGTGCCGCGAAGGCGCTCTGCCGGTACATGGGTTTCCGGACCGATGGCAGCGTGGCGAGTTTCCGGGCGGCGGGGGAGCGGATCCCGTTCGTGAGGCTGGAGGTCGCGGCACGCTCTCCGAAACGGTGAGCGGGACCGGGCGCCGCGGACGTCCGGTCAGTGATGCCGCCGGCCGGTGCCCGGCAGCCGGGTGGCGATGCCGTCGATCAGGAACGCCAGGCTGAGTTCGAACTGTTCGTCCATGGTGGCTCCCGACGGGGAGCCCATCCACTGCGTCAGGAGCGGATGGCGCCCGCCGGCCGCCGCGAGTTCCCGGGCCGCTGTGATGGCCTCACCGAGCTGCTCCGCGGTGTGCAGCCCGTAGCGGCGCCGCATGGCGAGCTCTTCCGCCTCCTGCTGCGCGCTGCCCAGGACGTGCCGGTCCAGCAGGGCTGCGTAGGTCATGGCCTCGCCGACCGTGGCGCCCTGTCCTACCAGCACCCCCAGCACGAACTCGGTGCGGCGCATCAGGTGCGGTCCCAGGGGCGGGCGGGTGGGTGCGAGCTGGGCGTACCAGAGGTGCCGCTTGACCATCGCCCAGCTCTCCGTGGCCACCGCGCGCAGATCCGCCCGCCAGTCGCCGCCGGGCTCATCGGGCAGCGGGATCTCCGCGGTGACGCTGTCGAGCATCAGGTCGATCAGTCCGTCCTTGCTGAGCACATGGCGGTACAGCGCCATCGGCGTGAAAGGACCGAGCCGCTTGGCGACCGCCGCCATGGTGAGGGCTCCGGTTCCGCCCTCGTCGGCGAGCTCGACGGCGGCCCGCACGATGTCGTCCCGCTCCAGCGGGCTCTGGCGGCGTCTGGTGACCGGTCGGCTCCAGATCAGGGGCGCCGGTGAGCCGCCCGGATTTTCCTTCACGGTGGGAGTTTATTGGTTCAGCTAGAGTATATGTCATATACGTAAGAGTGAGGAGGCCGCATGAGCCGGCCAGCCGCCCCGGACGGGGTCCGTCTGGGAATCGTTCGAGGGATCAGCTATGGAATGTTCGGAGCGCCGGACAGCTTTGTGCCCGAGATGCGCGGGCTCGGTTCCACCCTGGCCCGGGTCTACGTCTACTGGGGCCAGGTCGAGCCCGAGCCCGGCCGCTATGACTGGACGGTCGTGGACGCGATCCTCGGCCAGCTCGATCCGGGCGACGAGGTGTGGGTGACCGTCTGCTCGAGTTCTTCCTGGGCGACCCGGCAGCCGGCCGGCTTCCTGCCCTCGTCGCCCGCCCATGACGTCGGGCAGTACGAGCGCTTCATCGGCGCACTCGTGACACGCTGCCGCGGCCGGGTGGACTACTGGCAGTGCAACAACGAGCCCAGCAACACCGGTCTGTTGTGGGCCGGTACCGCACCGGACTATGTGGAGCAGCTGACAGCCTTCCACCGCAGCGTGCGGGGCGCGGACCCGCAGGCGCGGACCATCCTGGGAGGCTGCGGTCACGACGTGCTCTCCAGCCCGGCCGGCAGCGGGGCCCGGCGGTTCTTCGACCATGTCGTCGAGCACGGCCGGGATGCCTTCGACCTCTTCTCGGTCAACCTGTACGGCGACCCGCACAGCATCCCGGACCAGGTGGACGAGGTGCGCCTGATGATGCGCCGCCACGGCTACGAACGCCCCGTGGTGGCGGGCGAGTACAACGGCCCGACCCTCTTCGAATTCCCTGAGGCGCAGGCCGAGTTCGAGCACGCCATGATGGTGGAGTTCGCCGCCGCGGCCCCTGCAGCCCCCGCCGACCCTGTGGGCGATGCGGACTCCGCGGCCCCCGCGGATTCTGCGGCCCCCGCGGATCCCGGGCGGTCCGCGGGCCGGACCCCGGACGAGAGCCCGGACCGCAGGACGATGCGTACGCTCTACGAGCGGGCCGGCCGACTGCCCCCGCAGCTCCGGATGTTCATGGAGGACTGTCCGCCGGAGCTCGCGGCGAAGCGGGACCGCATCAACTGCCGGCAGATCGTCACCCGCAACGTGCTGGCCATCGCCGCCGGTGTGACCCGTACGGTCTGCTGGAACCTGGCCCCTGAGATCCCCGGCTACCGCGACCGGCTCAACATGATGGGATTCCTCTTCGGCAAGCTGGCGTTGATGGACTACGCCGACGGCGGCCTCACCCGGCGCAACGCATCGGCGGACACCTTCGCCCTGCTGGCCGCCTTCCTCCGGGGCACTTCGGGTGTCCGGTCCCTCGGTACCGGTGACCGCCCCGGTCTGTACGCCTTCGAGGTGTCGCGCGAGGGCCGGGGGCCGTTGCACGTCCTGTGGGCGCGCGGAGACGCCTTCAGCGCGGAGGACGGACCGGCGACGGTCGTCGACTGGCCGTGGCCGCACGGAACAGCCCGTGCCGTCGACGTGTTCGGCGCCGATGTACCCATCGGGACACCTCGGCGCGGCTCGGCCGACACCGGACGGGAGGGCCGCACCGTGCGTGTGCCGTTCTCGGTCACACCGTTGTTCCTCTGCGCGGACGGCTCCGGGCTCCCCGGGTGAAACCGAACATCTGGGTACGGCAGTCTGTGCTGCTGTGTACTCACTTCAGCAGCCGAGGCCGCCCGGGCAGCCGCAGCAGGACCAACAGAGCACCGCGGAAGGCCACATGGTCGTCTGCGGCGACGGCGGTCTCGCTCACCGGCTGGCCGCGGAACTGCGCGGGGTGTACGGGGAGCGAGTGACCCTCGTCGTACCGCCGGCCGGGGGCGCGGGGGCGCCCTCACAGACCCGGGCCGTGCCGGCCGGCCGCGCGTCGGCTCTCTTCGGGAGGATGTCCGCCGTCGTCGCGAGGCCGCAGCCCGGGGACCGCGGCGCGGTCGCCGACCGGCTGCTCGAGGAGACCGATCTCGACGAGGACGCACTGACCAGGGCCGGCGTCGCCCAGGCGTCGGCGCTGGCCCTGGTCCACCAGGACGACGAGGTGAACATCCGGGCCGCACTCGCCGCGCGTCGCCTCAACCCCCGGCTGAGGCTGGTGATCCGGCTCTACAACCGCAAGCTCGGCCAGTATCTGGAGCAGTTGCTCGACCAGGCGGCCGCGGTCGGCGCGCCCGGCCTGGACCACGACCAGGTGGACGCCTCCACGACCGTGCTCTCGGACGCCGACACCGCCGCGCCCTCGCTGGCGGCGACCGCCGTGGCCGGCACCAGCAAGGTGATCAGGGCCGACGGGCTGCTGCTGCGGGCCGTGGAACGGCTGCCCGCGGGACAGGGCCGGACGGCCGGGCCTCAGCTGTGCACCCTCGCGCTCCTCTCGGCCGCACCCGGTGACCCGGCGGCGGCCGGCGGCAGCGGCGGGGCAGGACCGCAACTGCTGCCCGACGAACAGAGCGTCGGGGCGGCCACCGGCCGGGGCACCGTCGTACTGGAGGCCGTCTCCTACACCGGACCCGCCCTGTCACCCGGGAGACTGGCCGGGCGCGGAGCACCGCTGCGGCAGCTCTTCTCCCGCAGGCTGCGCTGGTCGCTCGCCGGTGTCCTCGCCTCGGTGTGCGGACTGGCCTTCGCGTCCTGGCTGACGGCCGGCGGCAACCCGCTGCACGCCGCCTATCTGACGCTGCTCGACCTCTTCGCCATCGGTGATCCTGCCATCGGGGAACCGGCAGGCCGCCAGGTGATCCAGCTGCTGTCCGGGCTGACCGGACTGCTGCTCCTGCCGGTGCTGATCGCCGCAGTGCTGGAGGGGCTCGGGACGTTCCGCACCTCCGCTGCGCTGCGCCGCCCGCCCCGGGGGCTCTCCGGCCATGTCGTCCTGCTCGGCCTCGGCAAGATCGGCTCACGCGTCCTGACGAGCCTGCGCGAGCTGGACATCCCCGTGGTGTGCGTGGAGTCGGACCCCGAAGCACGCGGTATCGCGCTCGCCCGCCGGCTCCGGGTGCCGATCGTGATCGGTGATGTCGCCACCGAGGGGGTGCTCGAGGCGGCCAAGATCGAACGGGCGCACGCGCTCCTCGCGGTCACCAGCGCGGACATCACCAACCTGGAGGCCGCGCTGTACGCCCGTACGGTGCAGCCTGAACTCCAGGTGTCGATGCGGCTGTTCGACGACGAATTCGCCTCCGCCGTCTACCGGACGCTGCGCGCGGCCCACCCACGGGCCGTGACCCGCAGCCGCAGTGTCTCGACGCTCGCAGCACCCGCGTTCGCCGGCGCGATGATGGGGCGTCAGATCCTGGGCGCGATGCCGGTTGAGCGCACGATGCTGCTCTTCGCCGCGGTCGACGTGGCGGGCCATCCACTGCTGGAGGGGCTGACCGTCGAGGAGGTCTTCCGGCCCGGAGCCTGGCGCATCCTCGCGCTGGATCTCGCGGCGCCGGGGGAGCGGCGTCCCGACCTCACGGCGCCGCGTCCTGAAGCCGCGGGGGAGCGGCGCACCGAACTGGTCTGGAATCTGCCACCGGGCTATGTGCTGCGCTCCCAGGACCGGGTCGTCCTCGCGGCGACCCGGCAGGGCCTGGCCGAACTCCTGGCGAGGGGGCCCCGGGCACGGGCCAGGGCGATGCCATGAGCCGCGCCGCCCGTACCCGTACCCGTACCTCTGCCCGTACCTGTACGTGTACCTAGAAGGGCGTCAGGGTCAGCTGAAGTCCGGTGGGCGCGGTGTCCTGGATGTAGGAGGCGAAGTCGGCCACGTCGTCGAAGGCGAATCCGTAGGCCTTGCCGTCCGCTGTCGCC contains:
- a CDS encoding TROVE domain-containing protein, which encodes MSRFNQRRARPAAGSPVTSVDERTTTHEGGAGHLRDTRSELFLLAVSNFVGANAFYEKGDERDERYRSLVRELAIEDPAWVAGLLKWLRGEGNMRSAALVGAAEFTAERIVREAPGYSRQVIDSVLQRADEPGEFLGYWTGNYGRALPKPVKRGLADAARRLYTERSLLKYDTESKGYRFGDVLNLAHPAPAADKPWQGDLFEHAIDRRKKRGDEIPARLPLLLARQRLMATPVEQRRHILGTQPELLRAAGMTWEALAGWLQGPMDAEAWEAVIPSMGLMALCRNLRNFDEAGVRDAAAAQAAARIADPREVSRSRMLPFRFWAAYKHAPSLRWAHALEQALGHSLANVPALPGRTLILVDRSPSMFPGYGYSTPNASDITLAEQAAVFGSALAVRAANPSLVEFGMSSRLMHVPRGGSVLKLIEKFGRIAGTDIPTAVKQHFDRHDRIVVVTDEQTRPGWLPSNCADHGGMRETEIDELVPRTVPVYMWNMAGYRAGAMPSGGGNRHAMGGLTDQAFRTIPLIEAGRDATWPWV
- a CDS encoding isochorismatase family protein translates to MPTTSALLVIDMQNTPVAIAHRGAETVAVIARLRARAASAGVPVVTIQHHDDEMRTGSEGWRMVPELGPAAGEKVVHKTSADSFLDTDLDRTLKALGVTEVIVTGFATEICVETTARQALSHGYDLVLVADGHTTSHRPASSAYVPPDRSIAHHNEIYRHLAFPGRSVRVLRASDVDFAPALR
- a CDS encoding GlxA family transcriptional regulator — protein: MPARTPADPRPHRIALVCFPGIRAFDVSVINEVWGTDRTDRGVPAFELRRVAADAAPVPMRGGLALAPDRTLDWLARADLVLVPGLDDHLTRAPEPVLEALRRAHGRGTTVAALCGGAFTLAQAGLLDGRRAVTHWNLAEDLRARHPLVTVEPEALFIEDGAIWTAAGSAAGIDLCLHLVRTVHGAEAAATIARSMVTAPFRTGTQAQFIEHPVQRTDRDADAIASVRAYALRHIGEPLGVGGLAALAGMSARSFARHFGAATGTTPLRWLLDQRIAAAQKLLEHTDLPMPEVARRTGFGSEITMRQHFAARLATSPRAYRAAFTARKADRPVRQRRAAEPG
- a CDS encoding cysteine hydrolase family protein; the encoded protein is MEIKENAALVVVDVQQGFEDLGFWGPRNNPDADGNIASLIDTWQATGRPVVFVRHDSAGPDSPLRPGHPGNVFKEYVEQRRGKGAGPELLVTKTVNSAFYGSPDLGEWLGAQGISQIVVAGIQTNMCVETTARMGGNLGYQVVFAVDATYTFDLEGPFGWRRSADELAQASAVSLHGGGFATVVTTGEAVDAAVRPAP
- a CDS encoding nitroreductase family deazaflavin-dependent oxidoreductase, with the translated sequence MTVFPAEPNRPRPPTGWKRLVARAPVHLYRAGLGSLFGGRMMLLIHTGRTSGLARRVVIEVVTHAAAPQSWTVASGFGPQAQWYRNLRHTPQATIRIGRRYHAVTAHFLAGAEGGEVMARYAPLHPRAAKALCRYMGFRTDGSVASFRAAGERIPFVRLEVAARSPKR
- a CDS encoding TetR/AcrR family transcriptional regulator; translation: MKENPGGSPAPLIWSRPVTRRRQSPLERDDIVRAAVELADEGGTGALTMAAVAKRLGPFTPMALYRHVLSKDGLIDLMLDSVTAEIPLPDEPGGDWRADLRAVATESWAMVKRHLWYAQLAPTRPPLGPHLMRRTEFVLGVLVGQGATVGEAMTYAALLDRHVLGSAQQEAEELAMRRRYGLHTAEQLGEAITAARELAAAGGRHPLLTQWMGSPSGATMDEQFELSLAFLIDGIATRLPGTGRRHH
- a CDS encoding NAD-binding protein produces the protein MVVCGDGGLAHRLAAELRGVYGERVTLVVPPAGGAGAPSQTRAVPAGRASALFGRMSAVVARPQPGDRGAVADRLLEETDLDEDALTRAGVAQASALALVHQDDEVNIRAALAARRLNPRLRLVIRLYNRKLGQYLEQLLDQAAAVGAPGLDHDQVDASTTVLSDADTAAPSLAATAVAGTSKVIRADGLLLRAVERLPAGQGRTAGPQLCTLALLSAAPGDPAAAGGSGGAGPQLLPDEQSVGAATGRGTVVLEAVSYTGPALSPGRLAGRGAPLRQLFSRRLRWSLAGVLASVCGLAFASWLTAGGNPLHAAYLTLLDLFAIGDPAIGEPAGRQVIQLLSGLTGLLLLPVLIAAVLEGLGTFRTSAALRRPPRGLSGHVVLLGLGKIGSRVLTSLRELDIPVVCVESDPEARGIALARRLRVPIVIGDVATEGVLEAAKIERAHALLAVTSADITNLEAALYARTVQPELQVSMRLFDDEFASAVYRTLRAAHPRAVTRSRSVSTLAAPAFAGAMMGRQILGAMPVERTMLLFAAVDVAGHPLLEGLTVEEVFRPGAWRILALDLAAPGERRPDLTAPRPEAAGERRTELVWNLPPGYVLRSQDRVVLAATRQGLAELLARGPRARARAMP